The DNA window GAAAACGGCCGATGTAATCAATAATGAAAGTGGGATTAAGGAAAGGTAAAAAGCCTGTTGGCCACTAAATTCCTGAAATACAAAACCGGTAATAATAGAACCTATCGTTCCTCCAATCGCAGAAAAGACAACGATCAATCCGGACATTGCACTATGCAAATATTTGGGAATTGAGGCCAGAATCACTGAATTAATACTCGGATAAATAGGTGCCAGTAAGCCACCCATCAAAGGGAATATGTATACCACCAAAGGAGCATTCAACCAATTTGTCTGGGTATCTATGTTGATGTTATGTGTCAATGGAAGAACCAATAATAAACTGATCGCAAAACCGATTACACAAAAAGAAACCACATAGATCCAGCTGAATTTTTTCGAAAAGAATCCTGATAAAAATCGTCCTAACGCAAAGGCTCCCGCTAATACGGCTCCTGCCTGAATACTCATTGAAGTTGGTACTTTTAGAATTTCTTTATAAAATGTAGGTGTCCAGGTTTGAAAACTTTGCTCTACCAGTACAAAAAGGAAGGCACACAATAAAAAACATAATACTTTTTTATAGCTGAACAGGCTTGCACTGTTTCTTAAATCTCCCCATAAATCGGTCTTTTCACTTTTTGCATCTTTTTCATTTAATCTGGAAAAGAACAGGAATAAAAAAGATAGTGTTGAAAGTACACCCAGGATCCAGTACACATTCAACCAATGCGTCGACCTCGGATTATGATCATCAATATATAAACTGAATAAAACATTTCCTGCCAATACTCCGATCATAAAAAAGCCTTCCAAAAATCCCATGAAGCTGGAATGTTCCTTATCGGTTTCGGTAACCAGCCCGATAGAAGTGAAAACTGAGATTTTAATCAAAGCAAAAGAAACCCCAACAATGGTAAATAATATTTTAAAAAACCAAAAAGCATTGGCAAAAGGCATCACAAAACACATGCAGCTTACCAGAAACAATGCAATGAGCATGGATTTCTTAATCCCGATTTTTGGAAGAAATGAAGCCAGAATAAACGAACAAATAGCAATCGGAAGATCTTTAAATCCCTCCAGCACGCTGGCTGAAGATTTTGAAATTCCGAAATTTTGCTGTACCTGCAAAATAACCGTTCCCACAGAATTCAAAAGAATTGCGAAAACAAAATAATTTA is part of the Chryseobacterium lactis genome and encodes:
- a CDS encoding MFS transporter; the encoded protein is MKNFNIKAVLFLNYFVFAILLNSVGTVILQVQQNFGISKSSASVLEGFKDLPIAICSFILASFLPKIGIKKSMLIALFLVSCMCFVMPFANAFWFFKILFTIVGVSFALIKISVFTSIGLVTETDKEHSSFMGFLEGFFMIGVLAGNVLFSLYIDDHNPRSTHWLNVYWILGVLSTLSFLFLFFSRLNEKDAKSEKTDLWGDLRNSASLFSYKKVLCFLLCAFLFVLVEQSFQTWTPTFYKEILKVPTSMSIQAGAVLAGAFALGRFLSGFFSKKFSWIYVVSFCVIGFAISLLLVLPLTHNINIDTQTNWLNAPLVVYIFPLMGGLLAPIYPSINSVILASIPKYLHSAMSGLIVVFSAIGGTIGSIITGFVFQEFSGQQAFYLSLIPLSLLITSAVFMNKLKINAKK